A section of the Falco biarmicus isolate bFalBia1 chromosome 3, bFalBia1.pri, whole genome shotgun sequence genome encodes:
- the PLOD1 gene encoding procollagen-lysine,2-oxoglutarate 5-dioxygenase 1 isoform X1, producing the protein MVPPAALLPWALLALLAAPGGGASGQEESLLILTVATKQTEGFQRFRRSAQFFNYKVQVLGLDEEWQGGDDENPAGGGQKVRLLKSALKQYADKEDLIILFIDSYDVLFASGPAELLKKFKQAKSKVVFSAENYIYPDRKLEAKYPQVRDGKRFLGSGGFIGYAPNLKKLVEEWKGHDDDSDQLFYTNVFLDPEKRESINISLDQRSRIFQNLNGALDEVVLKFENSRVRARNLLYDTLPVVIHGNGPTKLQLNYLGNYIPQIWTFETGCTVCDEGLRSLTGFKDEALPMILIGIFIEQPTPFLSQFFLRLRNLHYPKQRIQLFIHNHEQHHLKQVDSFVKKHGKEYLAVKVIGPDDEVENAEARNLGMDLCRKDPDCDYYFSLDAEIVLKNTETLRILIEQNKLVIAPLVSRHEKLWSNFWGALSPDGYYARSEDYVDVVQRRRVGLWNVPYISSVYLVKAKALRLELDQGDLFHNGKLDADMAFCHNVRNQGVFMYLTNRHEFGHILSLENYQTTHLHNDLWQIFSNPEDWREKYIHENYTAALKGKLVEMPCPDVYWFPIFTDTACDELVEEMEHYGQWSTGDNTDSRIQGGYENVPTIDIHMNQIGFEREWYKFLLDYIAPITEKLYPGYYTKTQFELAFVVRYKPDEQPSLMPHHDASTFTINIALNRVGIDYEGGGCRFLRYNCSIRAPRKGWTLMHPGRLTHYHEGLPTTKGTRYIAVSFLDP; encoded by the exons AAAGCCTGCTGATTCTTACTGTTGCCACCAAGCAGACTGAGGGATTCCAGCGCTTTAGAAGATCAGCCCAATTCTTCAACTACAAAGTCCAG GTGCTGGGGCTGGATGAGGAATGGCAGGGTGGAGATGACGAGAACCCAGCAGGAGGTGGGCAGAAGGTCCGTCTCTTGAAATCAGCTTTGAAGCAGTATGCGGATAAGGAAGACTTGATCATCCTTTTCATAGACAG CTATGATGTACTCTTTGCTTCGGGCCCTGCAGAACTGCTCAAGAAGTTCAAACAAGCCAAGAGCAAGGTGGTCTTCTCAGCAGAGAACTACATCTATCCTGACAGAAAGTTGGAAGCCAAGTACCCTCAGGTGCGAGACGGAAAGCGCTTCCTGGGCTCTGGAG GCTTCATAGGTTATGCTCCAAACTTGAAGAAGCTTGTGGAGGAGTGGAAAGGACATGATGATGACAGTGACCAGCTCTTCTACACAAATGTCTTCTTGGATCCAGAAAAAAGA gaaagcatCAACATCAGTCTAGACCAAAGAAGCCGGATCTTCCAAAACCTAAATGGAGCATTAG ATGAGGTAGTTCTGAAGTTTGAAAACTCACGAGTGAGAGCAAGAAACTTGTTGTATGACACTCTGCCTGTGGTGATTCATGGAAATGGACCCACCAAG ctgcagctgaactACCTGGGAAACTACATTCCTCAAATATGGACGTTTGAGACTGGCTGCACTGTGTGTGATGAAGGTCTGCGAAGCCTCACAGGGTTTAAG GATGAAGCATTGCCAATGATTCTGATCGGTATTTTCATCGAGCAGCCCACACCATTCCTCTCCCAGTTTTTCTTGCGGCTTCGTAACCTTCATTACCCAAAGCAACGAATCCAGCTCTTCATTCACAACCAT GAGCAACATCACTTAAAGCAGGTGGATTCCTTTGTTAAAAAGCATGGCAAAGAGTATCTCGCTGTCAAAGTGATTGGACCAGATGATGAGGTGGAGAATGCTGAAGCACGTAACTTGGGCAT GGATTTGTGCAGAAAGGATCCTGACTGTGACTATTACTTTAGCCTGGATGCTGAGATAGTTCTGAAGAACACAGAGACTCTAAGGATCCTGATCGAACAGAACAA GCTGGTGATTGCCCCACTGGTAAGCCGTCATGAGAAGTTGTGGTCAAATTTCTGGGGAGCACTGAGCCCTGATGGATACTATGCCCGCTCAGAAGATTATGTGGATGTTGTTCAAAGGCGGAGGGT TGGGCTTTGGAATGTTCCCTACATCAGCAGCGTTTACTTGGTTAAAGCCAAGGCTCTGCGATTGGAGCTTGACCAAGGAGATCTCTTTCACAATGGCAAGCTGGATGCTGACATGGCTTTCTGCCACAACGTCCGGAATCAG ggAGTCTTTATGTACCTGACAAATCGGCATGAGTTTGGACACATACTGTCCCTGGAGAATTACCAGACAACTCACCTCCACAATGACCTCTGGCAAATATTCAGCAATCCTGAG GACTGGAGAGAAAAGTACATCCATGAAAACtacacagcagctctgaaaggGAAATTAGTAGAAATG CCCTGCCCAGATGTTTACTGGTTCCCCATATTCACTGACACTGCCTGTGATGAGCTGGTGGAAGAAATGGAGCATTATGGCCAGTGGTCCACCGGTGACAACACG GACAGCAGAATACAAGGAGGATATGAGAATGTCCCAACTATTGACATACACATGAACCAAATTGGCTTTGAAAGAGAATGGTATAAGTTTCTTTTGGACTATATTGCACCCATCACAGAGAAACTGTATCCAGGTTACTATACCAAG ACTCAGTTTGAGCTAGCCTTTGTAGTTCGCTACAAACCTGATGAGCAGCCCTCTCTAATGCCCCATCACGATGCTTCCACCTTTACCATTAACATTGCTTTGAACCGAGTTGGAATAGACTATGAG GGAGGAGGCTGCCGGTTCCTGCGCTACAATTGCTCCATTCGAGCTCCACGGAAAGGCTGGACCCTTATGCATCCAGGACGCCTGACCCACTATCATGAAGGTCTTCCAACCACCAAAGGAACCCGTTATATCGCAGTGTCCTTTCTTGACCCCTAG
- the PLOD1 gene encoding procollagen-lysine,2-oxoglutarate 5-dioxygenase 1 isoform X2 — MTTTLPESLLILTVATKQTEGFQRFRRSAQFFNYKVQVLGLDEEWQGGDDENPAGGGQKVRLLKSALKQYADKEDLIILFIDSYDVLFASGPAELLKKFKQAKSKVVFSAENYIYPDRKLEAKYPQVRDGKRFLGSGGFIGYAPNLKKLVEEWKGHDDDSDQLFYTNVFLDPEKRESINISLDQRSRIFQNLNGALDEVVLKFENSRVRARNLLYDTLPVVIHGNGPTKLQLNYLGNYIPQIWTFETGCTVCDEGLRSLTGFKDEALPMILIGIFIEQPTPFLSQFFLRLRNLHYPKQRIQLFIHNHEQHHLKQVDSFVKKHGKEYLAVKVIGPDDEVENAEARNLGMDLCRKDPDCDYYFSLDAEIVLKNTETLRILIEQNKLVIAPLVSRHEKLWSNFWGALSPDGYYARSEDYVDVVQRRRVGLWNVPYISSVYLVKAKALRLELDQGDLFHNGKLDADMAFCHNVRNQGVFMYLTNRHEFGHILSLENYQTTHLHNDLWQIFSNPEDWREKYIHENYTAALKGKLVEMPCPDVYWFPIFTDTACDELVEEMEHYGQWSTGDNTDSRIQGGYENVPTIDIHMNQIGFEREWYKFLLDYIAPITEKLYPGYYTKTQFELAFVVRYKPDEQPSLMPHHDASTFTINIALNRVGIDYEGGGCRFLRYNCSIRAPRKGWTLMHPGRLTHYHEGLPTTKGTRYIAVSFLDP, encoded by the exons AAAGCCTGCTGATTCTTACTGTTGCCACCAAGCAGACTGAGGGATTCCAGCGCTTTAGAAGATCAGCCCAATTCTTCAACTACAAAGTCCAG GTGCTGGGGCTGGATGAGGAATGGCAGGGTGGAGATGACGAGAACCCAGCAGGAGGTGGGCAGAAGGTCCGTCTCTTGAAATCAGCTTTGAAGCAGTATGCGGATAAGGAAGACTTGATCATCCTTTTCATAGACAG CTATGATGTACTCTTTGCTTCGGGCCCTGCAGAACTGCTCAAGAAGTTCAAACAAGCCAAGAGCAAGGTGGTCTTCTCAGCAGAGAACTACATCTATCCTGACAGAAAGTTGGAAGCCAAGTACCCTCAGGTGCGAGACGGAAAGCGCTTCCTGGGCTCTGGAG GCTTCATAGGTTATGCTCCAAACTTGAAGAAGCTTGTGGAGGAGTGGAAAGGACATGATGATGACAGTGACCAGCTCTTCTACACAAATGTCTTCTTGGATCCAGAAAAAAGA gaaagcatCAACATCAGTCTAGACCAAAGAAGCCGGATCTTCCAAAACCTAAATGGAGCATTAG ATGAGGTAGTTCTGAAGTTTGAAAACTCACGAGTGAGAGCAAGAAACTTGTTGTATGACACTCTGCCTGTGGTGATTCATGGAAATGGACCCACCAAG ctgcagctgaactACCTGGGAAACTACATTCCTCAAATATGGACGTTTGAGACTGGCTGCACTGTGTGTGATGAAGGTCTGCGAAGCCTCACAGGGTTTAAG GATGAAGCATTGCCAATGATTCTGATCGGTATTTTCATCGAGCAGCCCACACCATTCCTCTCCCAGTTTTTCTTGCGGCTTCGTAACCTTCATTACCCAAAGCAACGAATCCAGCTCTTCATTCACAACCAT GAGCAACATCACTTAAAGCAGGTGGATTCCTTTGTTAAAAAGCATGGCAAAGAGTATCTCGCTGTCAAAGTGATTGGACCAGATGATGAGGTGGAGAATGCTGAAGCACGTAACTTGGGCAT GGATTTGTGCAGAAAGGATCCTGACTGTGACTATTACTTTAGCCTGGATGCTGAGATAGTTCTGAAGAACACAGAGACTCTAAGGATCCTGATCGAACAGAACAA GCTGGTGATTGCCCCACTGGTAAGCCGTCATGAGAAGTTGTGGTCAAATTTCTGGGGAGCACTGAGCCCTGATGGATACTATGCCCGCTCAGAAGATTATGTGGATGTTGTTCAAAGGCGGAGGGT TGGGCTTTGGAATGTTCCCTACATCAGCAGCGTTTACTTGGTTAAAGCCAAGGCTCTGCGATTGGAGCTTGACCAAGGAGATCTCTTTCACAATGGCAAGCTGGATGCTGACATGGCTTTCTGCCACAACGTCCGGAATCAG ggAGTCTTTATGTACCTGACAAATCGGCATGAGTTTGGACACATACTGTCCCTGGAGAATTACCAGACAACTCACCTCCACAATGACCTCTGGCAAATATTCAGCAATCCTGAG GACTGGAGAGAAAAGTACATCCATGAAAACtacacagcagctctgaaaggGAAATTAGTAGAAATG CCCTGCCCAGATGTTTACTGGTTCCCCATATTCACTGACACTGCCTGTGATGAGCTGGTGGAAGAAATGGAGCATTATGGCCAGTGGTCCACCGGTGACAACACG GACAGCAGAATACAAGGAGGATATGAGAATGTCCCAACTATTGACATACACATGAACCAAATTGGCTTTGAAAGAGAATGGTATAAGTTTCTTTTGGACTATATTGCACCCATCACAGAGAAACTGTATCCAGGTTACTATACCAAG ACTCAGTTTGAGCTAGCCTTTGTAGTTCGCTACAAACCTGATGAGCAGCCCTCTCTAATGCCCCATCACGATGCTTCCACCTTTACCATTAACATTGCTTTGAACCGAGTTGGAATAGACTATGAG GGAGGAGGCTGCCGGTTCCTGCGCTACAATTGCTCCATTCGAGCTCCACGGAAAGGCTGGACCCTTATGCATCCAGGACGCCTGACCCACTATCATGAAGGTCTTCCAACCACCAAAGGAACCCGTTATATCGCAGTGTCCTTTCTTGACCCCTAG